The Bacteroidales bacterium WCE2008 genome includes a region encoding these proteins:
- a CDS encoding Isopentenyldiphosphate isomerase gives MPHPTAERPSDTISVSREMVPVIDPSGQVIGQAARQYVHGGSKLLHPVVHLHILNRFGELYLQKRSMSKDLLPGYWDTAVGGHVDYGESIGEALFREVSEELRIYDFNPIAITSYVWESASEKELVNVFACVGDFRPDPDGDEVEEGRYWTMKEIEESLGKSVLTPNFEGEFARIRKDLEALL, from the coding sequence ATGCCGCATCCGACTGCCGAAAGACCGTCGGATACCATATCTGTCTCCCGCGAAATGGTTCCGGTGATAGACCCTTCCGGTCAGGTCATCGGCCAGGCTGCAAGACAGTATGTCCATGGAGGCTCGAAACTGCTGCATCCGGTAGTGCATCTGCACATACTGAACCGTTTCGGAGAACTATATCTGCAGAAACGCTCCATGAGCAAAGATCTGCTTCCCGGATATTGGGATACCGCTGTGGGCGGCCATGTGGATTACGGTGAGTCGATTGGAGAGGCCCTCTTCAGGGAGGTCTCCGAAGAGTTGCGGATATATGATTTCAATCCGATAGCGATCACTTCCTATGTCTGGGAATCCGCCAGCGAGAAGGAACTTGTCAATGTATTCGCCTGCGTCGGGGACTTCAGACCGGATCCGGACGGGGACGAAGTCGAGGAAGGACGCTACTGGACCATGAAAGAAATAGAAGAAAGTTTGGGAAAATCAGTCTTAACTCCTAACTTTGAAGGAGAGTTCGCCAGGATCAGAAAAGATCTCGAGGCGCTCCTTTAG
- a CDS encoding Acyl-ACP thioesterase → MKGIITDDSKYVVKEEEIRCYDVDGALRLKPAAFMDLAQEMAYLAADAMHFGYEELKPSGLAWVLSRLHFIFDDVPVWREKVEISTWHKGPAGPFYLRDFMIKDLAGKTKVRGTSSWVILDVVQRRMVRTTDVVEMIPDTTVCKEPAIENPADKVMMPRGVEPEHVTDHVVSYSDIDLVGHTNNAKYVVWAMDCIDYNIVAEKPIKELTINFNHETKQGDTVSLYRHVEGDTWYVEGKVDDRQAFCTAIKF, encoded by the coding sequence ATGAAAGGAATAATAACTGATGATAGCAAGTATGTAGTCAAGGAGGAAGAGATCCGCTGCTATGATGTCGACGGAGCCCTCAGACTCAAACCGGCCGCCTTTATGGACCTGGCTCAGGAAATGGCCTACCTCGCCGCCGATGCGATGCACTTCGGCTACGAAGAACTCAAACCGTCCGGCCTTGCATGGGTGCTGTCAAGGTTGCATTTCATTTTCGATGATGTCCCCGTCTGGAGAGAAAAAGTCGAGATCTCGACCTGGCACAAAGGCCCTGCAGGCCCGTTCTATCTCAGGGACTTCATGATTAAAGACCTCGCAGGTAAGACCAAAGTAAGAGGTACAAGCTCCTGGGTTATTCTCGACGTCGTGCAGAGACGCATGGTCCGCACCACAGATGTAGTCGAGATGATCCCGGACACTACTGTCTGCAAAGAACCCGCAATCGAAAACCCGGCCGATAAAGTAATGATGCCGAGAGGCGTGGAACCGGAGCATGTCACCGACCATGTTGTCAGCTATTCTGACATAGATCTCGTCGGTCACACAAACAACGCTAAATACGTTGTCTGGGCTATGGATTGCATTGATTATAATATTGTTGCAGAAAAACCTATCAAAGAGCTCACGATCAACTTCAACCATGAGACCAAGCAGGGCGATACCGTATCGCTCTACCGTCACGTCGAAGGCGACACGTGGTATGTCGAAGGCAAGGTCGACGACCGTCAGGCTTTCTGCACAGCGATTAAATTCTAA
- a CDS encoding putative transport protein, translating to MNDLFTGTGIAHTVLLFGIVIAVGLYLGRFKFKGVSIGSTWILFIGIILSHFGFRANPTALAFMKDFGLILFVFSIGLQVGPGFFHSFLKGGVKLNMLAVALVLLAVLTTYVISIVSGESLTTLVGVMSGAVTNTPGLGAAQQTLSDGLMAQGVPAAAAAAESSSLASAYAVAYPVGVLGVLFMVILFKAIFRIDLNKERTELEKDDAVADTARRMHCEVRNPAVFGKTLKEVVKEMSSGEKFVVSRILHDGVISVPGPDTVFHEGDRLLIVTSNNDVDQIRIIFGEEVPMHVDDWRKMDATMVTRRLVITKSKINGRKLAELGIRRNYNVSVTRVIRAGVELVARPGLILQMGDALKVVGDEEEINLVAKMVGNKPADLDHPNLIPIFLGIAVGVIFGSMPIHFPGIPQPVKLGLAGGPLIIAILLGHFGPRYKITTYTTHSANMMIREIGISFFMAAVGLGAGETFVSSIVNGGYWWILYGALITLVPVIIMMLVSRLVFKLNFYQICGLISGGSTNPPVLAFAQSAYGTDYTSVNYATVYPLTMFMRVLVAQLLVLMAL from the coding sequence ATGAATGATCTTTTCACTGGTACGGGCATAGCGCATACCGTACTGCTTTTTGGTATCGTCATCGCCGTCGGACTTTATCTCGGACGATTCAAGTTCAAGGGAGTCTCCATCGGCTCCACATGGATACTTTTCATCGGAATTATCTTGAGCCATTTCGGCTTCAGGGCAAATCCTACCGCACTTGCGTTCATGAAGGATTTCGGCCTCATCCTCTTTGTATTCTCTATAGGACTTCAGGTTGGTCCCGGCTTCTTCCACTCGTTCCTTAAGGGTGGAGTCAAGCTCAACATGCTTGCCGTAGCTCTGGTACTGCTTGCCGTTTTGACAACATATGTAATCTCCATCGTCTCCGGCGAGTCACTGACCACTTTGGTCGGCGTGATGTCCGGAGCCGTGACCAATACGCCGGGTCTCGGTGCCGCCCAGCAGACCCTCTCTGACGGCCTCATGGCCCAGGGCGTTCCTGCCGCTGCTGCAGCTGCGGAGTCGTCGTCCCTCGCCTCGGCCTATGCCGTCGCATATCCGGTCGGCGTTCTCGGCGTCCTCTTCATGGTCATTCTGTTCAAGGCTATATTCAGGATCGACCTCAATAAGGAGAGGACTGAACTCGAGAAAGACGATGCAGTTGCCGATACCGCAAGGCGAATGCACTGCGAAGTGCGTAACCCGGCCGTCTTCGGGAAGACCCTCAAAGAAGTAGTGAAAGAAATGAGCTCCGGAGAGAAATTCGTCGTATCCAGGATACTGCATGACGGAGTGATCTCCGTTCCGGGCCCGGACACCGTATTCCACGAAGGGGACCGACTGCTTATCGTTACTTCCAACAACGACGTGGACCAGATAAGGATAATCTTCGGAGAAGAAGTCCCTATGCATGTCGACGACTGGAGAAAAATGGATGCGACTATGGTTACCAGAAGACTGGTCATAACCAAGTCCAAGATCAACGGCCGCAAGCTCGCCGAACTCGGAATCCGAAGGAACTATAATGTATCCGTCACCAGAGTCATAAGAGCCGGAGTCGAGCTTGTCGCACGCCCGGGCCTTATACTTCAGATGGGAGACGCTCTCAAAGTCGTGGGCGACGAGGAAGAAATCAACCTTGTAGCCAAGATGGTCGGCAACAAACCGGCCGACCTGGACCATCCGAACCTTATCCCGATCTTCCTCGGAATCGCCGTGGGAGTTATCTTCGGATCCATGCCTATCCACTTCCCGGGCATCCCTCAGCCGGTCAAGCTCGGACTTGCCGGAGGCCCGCTTATCATTGCTATACTTCTCGGACACTTCGGCCCTAGGTACAAGATAACGACCTACACCACCCACAGCGCTAACATGATGATCCGTGAAATCGGAATATCATTCTTCATGGCTGCCGTAGGTCTCGGCGCGGGAGAAACATTCGTCAGCTCAATCGTCAACGGAGGTTACTGGTGGATTCTGTACGGAGCGCTGATCACCCTTGTCCCGGTAATAATAATGATGCTTGTTTCCCGCCTGGTATTCAAGCTCAATTTCTACCAGATCTGCGGTCTTATCTCCGGCGGATCGACCAACCCTCCGGTACTGGCTTTCGCCCAGAGCGCATACGGTACCGACTATACTTCAGTCAACTACGCCACAGTATATCCGCTCACTATGTTCATGAGGGTGCTCGTCGCCCAGCTGCTGGTTCTGATGGCCCTATAG
- a CDS encoding SpoIID/LytB domain protein: MSESSKIRKFVSDQLSVWPMAAANFRSLKNAETRKLTVGGLEVTLQHNPERIRSSAAKVDSASIKARSCFLCESNRPEEQRVLKFEGRKGRKYDICINPFPIFPNHLTIIRDRHVDQSIWHRLTDMADLAHHYTDFTVFYNGPRCGASAPDHMHFQACPRGIMPLETEVDRLIDRIATADSVPNGEEAGTVPESISKDIEYITSVQEAQLFHYKHFTRGAFVLRARTSKSLAKLFYRLLDCAPIPEGEKEPMFNLLMWYKSRKGGVRPAGNTHGISGFEYRAIVLFRGSHRSHHYFDEGPDHLTMSPGCADMAGLFIVPKKEDYDKLDVRLLTEMMQEVSVSEEVEKEILWRLTRTQRKLEVGIMSAPEIVFEIVSDGAGPQKVSYMEGKISYNGALYDELYFEARTISTMFAEPSFILHDVTIGVDFHWQRKQTQCFAGALKFIVEGGKVVAVNIIGVEDYLLSVISSEMKSTSDLNLLKAHAVISRSWVTSMIGRRKINRRSEGLKLEELNNVPSLVTHLESREENRDSGDMVKWFDHEDHKRFDVCADDHCQRYQGLTVAVGENVRKAIDATWGQVLTYDGKICDARFHKCCGGRTELFSTCWEDKDLPYLQSLPDTPGHEEGADPFCNTADAAVLSQVLNDYDLETKDFFSWKAEYSRAEISELISRRSGRMIGELKELNPLETGPSGRIKKLEVVGTAGSFVVGKELMVRKILSESHLKSSAFSIVWTKDDRLVLEGRGWGHGVGLCQIGAAVMASRGYGYDEILQHYYPGTSLERL; encoded by the coding sequence ATGAGTGAATCCAGCAAAATAAGGAAATTCGTAAGCGACCAGCTCTCTGTATGGCCGATGGCTGCTGCCAACTTCCGCAGTCTCAAGAACGCCGAGACAAGAAAACTGACAGTCGGAGGCCTGGAGGTTACGCTGCAGCACAATCCGGAGCGTATACGTTCCTCGGCGGCCAAGGTCGACTCCGCCTCTATCAAGGCCCGGAGCTGCTTCCTCTGCGAGTCCAACCGTCCCGAAGAGCAGCGCGTCCTTAAATTCGAGGGGCGCAAAGGCCGCAAATACGATATCTGCATAAACCCTTTCCCGATATTTCCGAACCATCTCACCATAATCCGCGACCGTCACGTCGATCAGTCGATCTGGCACCGTCTTACGGACATGGCTGACCTGGCTCACCATTATACCGACTTCACGGTCTTCTACAACGGTCCCCGCTGCGGCGCTTCCGCTCCGGACCATATGCATTTCCAGGCCTGCCCGAGAGGAATCATGCCTCTGGAGACCGAGGTGGACCGTCTTATAGACAGGATTGCAACCGCAGACAGCGTGCCTAACGGAGAAGAGGCGGGAACAGTGCCTGAAAGTATCTCTAAGGACATAGAGTATATCACCTCTGTCCAGGAAGCCCAGCTCTTCCACTACAAGCACTTCACCCGCGGGGCCTTCGTGCTCCGTGCGAGGACTTCCAAATCCCTCGCCAAGCTGTTCTACAGGCTGCTGGACTGCGCTCCGATTCCGGAAGGGGAGAAGGAACCTATGTTCAATCTGCTGATGTGGTACAAGTCCCGCAAGGGAGGCGTGCGTCCTGCCGGCAACACCCATGGCATCTCCGGCTTTGAATACAGGGCTATCGTGCTTTTCCGTGGAAGCCACCGTTCGCACCACTACTTCGACGAGGGACCTGACCATCTTACAATGAGTCCCGGCTGTGCCGATATGGCCGGACTGTTCATCGTCCCGAAGAAAGAAGATTACGACAAGCTTGACGTCCGCCTGCTTACGGAAATGATGCAGGAGGTTTCCGTCAGCGAAGAAGTCGAAAAAGAGATACTCTGGCGCCTTACCAGGACCCAGAGAAAGCTGGAGGTCGGGATAATGTCCGCTCCGGAGATAGTCTTCGAAATAGTCTCCGACGGCGCCGGTCCCCAGAAGGTAAGCTATATGGAAGGCAAGATCTCCTATAATGGAGCCTTGTACGACGAACTATATTTCGAGGCGAGGACAATCTCCACGATGTTCGCCGAGCCTTCCTTCATACTCCACGACGTGACGATAGGAGTGGATTTCCACTGGCAGAGAAAGCAGACGCAGTGCTTCGCCGGCGCCCTCAAATTCATAGTCGAGGGCGGCAAAGTCGTGGCCGTCAATATAATCGGCGTGGAGGATTATCTCCTCAGCGTCATTTCTTCGGAGATGAAATCGACCTCGGATCTCAATCTGCTCAAGGCCCATGCAGTCATCTCGCGTTCGTGGGTGACTTCGATGATCGGCCGCCGCAAAATCAACCGCCGGTCCGAAGGCCTGAAGCTCGAAGAACTCAACAATGTCCCTTCGCTCGTCACCCATCTCGAGTCCCGCGAAGAGAACCGGGATTCCGGGGACATGGTCAAATGGTTCGATCATGAAGACCACAAGCGTTTCGACGTATGCGCCGACGACCACTGTCAGCGCTATCAGGGACTGACTGTCGCAGTCGGGGAGAATGTCCGCAAGGCAATAGACGCTACCTGGGGACAGGTCCTGACCTATGACGGCAAGATCTGCGATGCCCGTTTCCATAAGTGCTGCGGAGGCAGGACTGAGCTTTTCTCGACCTGCTGGGAAGATAAGGACCTGCCATATCTCCAGTCGTTGCCGGATACTCCGGGCCATGAGGAAGGCGCCGATCCGTTCTGCAATACGGCCGATGCGGCTGTCCTTTCGCAGGTGCTCAACGATTATGATCTCGAGACCAAGGATTTCTTCAGCTGGAAGGCGGAATATTCGAGAGCCGAGATTTCGGAGCTGATTTCCAGACGGTCCGGAAGGATGATAGGGGAATTGAAGGAACTGAATCCGCTTGAGACCGGACCTTCGGGCAGGATAAAGAAACTGGAGGTGGTCGGGACTGCCGGAAGTTTTGTCGTGGGCAAGGAACTGATGGTCCGCAAGATTCTTTCGGAGTCTCATCTGAAAAGCTCCGCTTTCTCGATTGTATGGACAAAAGATGACAGACTCGTACTGGAAGGCCGTGGCTGGGGCCATGGAGTCGGACTGTGCCAGATCGGCGCGGCTGTGATGGCTTCCAGAGGGTACGGGTATGACGAGATACTTCAGCATTACTATCCGGGAACCTCGCTCGAAAGACTATGA
- a CDS encoding Glycosyl transferase family 2 has protein sequence MDPISIVTGLQLGKSSVLKKVAASSGGRYILLNTKNTEFDLGYLALERMAEVADYTGADMVYSDHWDLNIDEGGNTEKVRHPLIDCQKGALRDDFDFGTLWLIRTASLKAAAEAMPDLQYSALYDLRLRFGKIVHVNEMLYTETARDLRKSGEKQFDYVDPRNRDVQVEREAVCTGYLRRIGALLDAPFKPVPAQEGEFFFEASVIIPVFNRARTVADAIRSVLSQKTDFRYSVIVVDNHSTDGTTDIIDGIRDDHLVHLVPERDDLGIGGCWNLAIHDPHCGRYAVQLDSDDVYSGPETLQKIVDKFHEEGSAMVIGSYLMTDFSMNPIPPGVIDHREWTDANGRNNALRINGLGAPRAFYVPLLREINFPNVSYGEDYAVGLRICRDWRISRIYEPLYCCRRWEGNSDAALSIEKVNANNFYKDSIRTFELEARINAK, from the coding sequence ATGGATCCGATATCGATTGTAACCGGCCTTCAACTTGGAAAGTCTTCAGTCCTGAAGAAAGTCGCCGCCTCTTCCGGAGGACGGTATATACTTCTCAATACGAAAAATACTGAGTTCGATCTCGGCTATCTCGCTCTCGAGCGGATGGCCGAAGTTGCCGATTATACCGGCGCCGACATGGTCTATTCCGACCATTGGGACTTGAACATCGACGAAGGTGGCAATACTGAAAAAGTCCGCCATCCGCTGATCGACTGCCAGAAGGGAGCCCTCCGTGACGACTTCGATTTCGGAACGCTCTGGCTCATAAGGACCGCCAGTCTGAAGGCGGCCGCCGAAGCGATGCCCGACCTGCAGTACAGCGCCCTCTACGACCTGCGCCTGCGATTCGGGAAGATTGTCCATGTCAACGAGATGCTTTACACCGAGACCGCCCGCGACCTCCGCAAGTCCGGCGAAAAGCAGTTCGACTACGTCGATCCGCGCAATCGCGACGTCCAGGTCGAGCGCGAAGCCGTCTGCACCGGTTATCTCCGCCGCATAGGGGCCCTTCTGGACGCTCCATTCAAGCCTGTCCCTGCTCAAGAGGGAGAATTCTTCTTCGAGGCTTCGGTCATAATCCCGGTATTCAACAGGGCGCGCACCGTCGCCGACGCAATCCGCAGCGTCCTCTCCCAGAAGACAGACTTCCGGTATAGCGTAATAGTCGTCGACAACCATTCCACCGACGGCACTACAGATATTATCGACGGCATCCGTGACGACCATCTGGTGCATCTGGTTCCCGAAAGGGACGACCTGGGCATCGGCGGCTGCTGGAATCTCGCCATCCACGATCCGCACTGCGGAAGATATGCTGTCCAGCTCGACAGCGACGACGTCTATAGCGGTCCGGAGACCCTCCAGAAGATTGTCGACAAATTCCATGAGGAAGGTTCGGCGATGGTCATAGGTTCGTATCTTATGACTGATTTCAGCATGAATCCGATTCCTCCGGGAGTCATCGACCACCGCGAATGGACGGATGCCAACGGCCGTAACAACGCCCTCCGTATCAACGGCCTGGGCGCTCCGAGAGCCTTCTATGTGCCGCTGTTGCGAGAGATCAACTTCCCGAACGTAAGCTATGGGGAGGACTATGCTGTCGGACTGAGAATCTGCCGCGACTGGAGGATATCCCGTATATATGAGCCTCTCTACTGCTGCCGCCGTTGGGAAGGCAACTCCGATGCGGCCCTCAGCATAGAGAAAGTCAATGCCAACAACTTCTACAAGGACAGCATCCGCACCTTCGAACTTGAGGCAAGAATCAACGCCAAATGA